In Dasypus novemcinctus isolate mDasNov1 chromosome 10, mDasNov1.1.hap2, whole genome shotgun sequence, one DNA window encodes the following:
- the LOC101438892 gene encoding olfactory receptor 51Q1-like produces MSHLSNNTQDHFYFILTGIPGFEASHIWISIPFCCLYTISIMGNTIILNVIRTETSLHQPMYLFLSMLALTDLGLTLTTLPTVMPLLCLNIRKISFEACFAQFFFLHGFSFMESSVLLAMAFDRYVAICRPLHYTSILTSEVIGKIGLGIICRCVLAVLPSLFLLKRLPFCGSHLLSHSYCLHQDMIRLVCADIRVNSWYGFALVLLIIVMDPLLIVLSYTLILKSILSTATWTERFRALNNCLAHILAVLVLYVPMVSLSMTHRFAKHAPPLVHVVIANIYLLVPPVMNPIIYSIKTKQIRQGIFHFLFWRKIH; encoded by the coding sequence ATGTCCCACCTATCTAACAACACCCAAGACCACTTCTACTTCATTCTCACGGGCATTCCTGGATTTGAGGCTTCCCACATCTGGATCTCCATCCCCTTCTGCTGCCTCTACACCATCTCCATCATGGGAAACACCATCATCCTCAACGTCATCCGCACGGAGACATCCCTCCACCAGCCCATGTACCTATTTCTCTCCATGCTGGCCCTGACTGACCTGGGTCTCACCCTCACCACCCTGCCCACAGTCATGCCACTCCTCTGCTTAAACATTCGGAAGATCAGCTTTGAAGCCTGTTTTGCTCAGTTCTTCTTCCTCCATGGATTCTCTTTCATGGAATCGTCTGTCCTTTTGGCTATGGCCtttgaccgctatgtggccatctgccgcCCCCTCCATTACACCTCTATTCTTACTAGTGAAGTCATTGGCAAGATTGGGTTAGGCATCATTTGCCGCTGTGTGCTGGCTgttcttccctcccttttcctacTCAAGCGCCTGCCCTTCTGTGGCTCGCACCTCCTCTCTCACTCCTACTGCCTCCACCAGGATATGATTCGCCTGGTCTGTGCTGACATTCGGGTAAACAGCTGGTATGGATTTGCTCTGGTGTTGCTTATTATTGTGATGGACCCACTGCTCATTGTGCTCTCCTATACTCtcatcctgaaaagtatcttgaGCACAGCCACCTGGACTGAGAGATTCCGTGCCCTCAATAACTGTCTGGCCCACATCCTGGCTGTTCTGGTCCTCTATGTGCCCATGGTGAGCCTGTCTATGACTCACCGCTTTGCCAAGCATGCCCCTCCACTTGTCCATGTGGTCATTGCCAATATCTACCTGCTGGTTCCCCCTGTGATGAACCCCATTATTTATAGTATAAAGACTAAGCAGATTCGCCAGGGAATCTTTCACTTCCTCTTCTGGAGGAAGATACATTAA
- the LOC101438463 gene encoding olfactory receptor 51J1-like produces the protein MKNFSSSLGFLPTTFILVGIPGLEAEYIWISIPFCLIYIIIFLGNGTILHVIRRDPHLHQPMYLFLVMLALTEVGVSASTLPTVLGIFLFGTNEISFDSCLFQMFSIHSFSIMESAVLLAMSVDRLVAIYSPLRYTAILTFPRITCIGVLIGLKSIILMAPLTLLLWRLPFCGHNGLSHSYCLHPNLIHLPCGDITINNIYGLFIVISTFGLDSLLIVVSYGLILYTVLCIATGDGRRKALNTCGSHICAVLAYYVPMIGLSMVHRFGHHVSPLLQVIMANAYLFFPPVVNPIVYSIKTKDIRHGIVRMLLEKCAAV, from the coding sequence ATGAAGAACTTCAGTAGCTCTTTGGGGTTCTTACCTACAACATTTATTCTGGTTGGCATCCCAGGGCTGGAGGCAGAGTACATCTGGATCTCCATTCCATTCTGCCTGATATACATCATCATCTTCCTTGGGAATGGCACCATTCTTCATGTCATCAGGAGAGACCCTCATTTACACCAGCCCATGTACCTCTTTCTTGTCATGTTGGCACTGACTGAGGTTGGTGTCTCTGCATCCACTCTGCCTACAGTGCTAGGCATCTTCCTTTTTGGTACCAATGAGATCAGTTTTGattcctgtcttttccagatGTTCTCCATCCACTCCTTTTCCATCATGGAGTCAGCTGTCTTACTGGCCATGTCTGTGGACCGTTTAGTGGCTATCTACAGCCCACTGCGCTATACAGCCATCCTTACCTTTCCCCGCATCACTTGCATAGGAGTTCTCATTGGGCTGAAAAGCATTATCCTCATGGCCCCATTAACCTTGCTCTTATGGCGCCTGCCCTTCTGTGGCCATAATGGCCTCTCTCATTCCTACTGCCTCCATCCCAACCTTATCCATTTACCTTGTGGGGACATTACTATCAACAATATCTATGGGCTTTTCATTGTCATCTCTACCTTTGGTCTGGATTCACTGCTAATTGTGGTCTCCTATGGACTCATACTCTATACTGTACTGTGTATAGCCACTGGGGATGGACGGAGGAAAGCACTCAACACCTGTGGTTCACATATCTGTGCTGTACTTGCGTACTATGTACCTATGATTGGATTGTCCATGGTGCACCGCTTTGGGCATCATGTGTCCCCACTGCTGCAAGTCATTATGGCCAATGCCTACCTTTTCTTCCCACCTGTTGTCAATCCCATTGTTTATAGTATTAAAACCAAGGATATCCGTCATGGCATTGTTCGAATGCTATTAGAGAAGTGTGCTGCTGTTTAG
- the LOC101432444 gene encoding olfactory receptor 51I1-like has product MFNSSQFTPKYFLLTGLPGLEALYSWLIFPFCFTYLVAILGNSLILAVIKRNAALHQPMYLFLAMLAFSELGVSTSTLPTVLSIFLFGANEIYFDVCLLQMFSIHSFSIMESGVLLAMSVDRFVAIYNPLRYTTILTLPRIAGTGAALGLKSVILMVPLPFLLKRLPFCGHNTLSHSYCLHSDLIQLPCGDTRPNSILGLCIVTSTFGLDSLLIVVSYVLILHTVLGITSGEGKRKALNTCVSHICAVLVYYVPMISVALVHRFLKNAAPAVRLLLANIYLLVPPVLNPIIYSVKTRQIRQGLIQLFLQRKF; this is encoded by the coding sequence ATGTTCAACAGCAGTCAATTCACCCCAAAATATTTTCTGCTGACTGGTCTTCCTGGTCTGGAGGCTCTATACTCTTGGCTcatctttcctttctgtttcacGTATCTTGTAGCCATTTTGGGTAATAGTCTGATCCTGGCAGTTATCAAGAGAAATGCAGCTCTGCACCAGCCAATGTACCTCTTCCTAGCTATGCTAGCTTTTTCTGAGCTTGGTGTCTCCACCTCCACACTGCCTACTGTGCTGAGCATCTTTCTTTTTGGTGCCAATGAGATCTACTTTGATGTTTGCCTTTTGCAAATGTTCTCCATACATTCCTTCTCCATTATGGAGTCAGGAGTTCTGCTGGCCATGTCTGTGGATCGCTTTGTCGCCATCTACAACCCACTACGGTACACAACCATCCTGACTTTGCCCCGTATTGCTGGTACTGGTGCTGCCCTTGGACTAAAGAGTGTGATACTGATGGTCCCACTTCCCTTTCTCCTGAAGCGTCTGCCCTTCTGTGGCCACAACACCCTCTCCCATTCCTATTGTCTACACTCAGATCTGATCCAGCTGCCCTGTGGGGACACCCGTCCTAACAGCATTCTGGGGCTCTGCATTGTCACTTCCACATTTGGGCTGGACTCACTGCTCATTGTGGTCTCGTATGTGCTGATACTCCACACAGTGCTTGGCATTACCTCTGGGGAGGGAAAGCGTAAAGCCCTCAACACGTGTGTATCGCATATCTGTGCAGTGCTTGTGTACTATGTGCCCATGATCAGCGTGGCTCTGGTGCACCGCTTCCTGAAGAATGCCGCACCTGCAGTCCGCCTACTGCTGGCTAATATTTATCTTCTGGTTCCTCCCGTGCTCAATCCCATCATCTACAGTGTTAAGACCAGGCAGATTCGCCAGGGATTGATACAACTATTCcttcaaagaaaattttaa